Proteins encoded within one genomic window of Rhodobacteraceae bacterium LMO-JJ12:
- a CDS encoding DUF302 domain-containing protein, with protein sequence MRHLALAVFAMFFAAAAMADEMISYTTDESFEDVVFGLENAIVDAGLVVDSVSHTGAMLERTRADLGSEVKIFENADIYSFCSAAVSRRVMEADPMNVVFCPYNIFVIQMPDDAKVTIGFRKFPEGPMKEVEALLDGIAQSAIGEN encoded by the coding sequence ATGAGACATCTGGCCCTGGCCGTTTTCGCCATGTTCTTCGCAGCTGCCGCAATGGCGGATGAGATGATTTCCTATACCACCGATGAAAGCTTTGAAGATGTCGTCTTCGGGCTTGAAAATGCCATCGTCGATGCCGGGCTGGTGGTGGATTCGGTGTCGCACACCGGCGCCATGCTGGAACGCACACGCGCCGATCTCGGCTCTGAGGTGAAAATCTTCGAAAACGCCGACATCTATTCCTTCTGCTCCGCCGCCGTCTCGCGCCGGGTGATGGAAGCCGACCCGATGAACGTGGTCTTTTGCCCCTACAATATCTTCGTCATCCAGATGCCGGACGATGCCAAGGTGACTATTGGCTTTCGCAAATTCCCCGAAGGACCGATGAAGGAAGTCGAAGCCCTGCTTGACGGAATCGCTCAAAGCGCAATTGGCGAAAACTGA
- a CDS encoding FMN-binding glutamate synthase family protein: MGFTALAFNVLVMLFVMVIGLVALTVVVLFAIDRSQREDAIRRNYPVIGRFRHLFTDLGEFFRQYFFAMDREEMPFNRAQRDWVERASEGESNTVAFGSTRNLGLPGTPIFMNAAFPPLAEQYAETKPMMIGPHAALPYMAKSIFNISGMSYGALSRPAVRALSRGAARAGIWMNTGEGGLSPFHLEGGCDVVFQIGTAKYGVRDANGALDDDKLRQIAENPHVKMFELKLAQGAKPGKGGILPAEKVSSEIAEIRGIEAGKASISPNRHGEIDDWGDLLDMIAHIREITGRPVGFKTVLGSRDPWLGFFQEINARGPESAPDFITIDGGEGGTGASPMTLMDLVGMPIRDALPRIVDLRDRHGLQDRIRIIASAKLINPGDVAWAICAGADFVTSARGFMFSLGCIQALKCNRNTCPTGITTHDPRLQRGLVVEEKDERVARYARSIITEVETIAHSVGVTEPREMRRRHVRIVQSDGSSVPMNRLFPSQDGKAGVSI, from the coding sequence ATGGGTTTCACGGCGCTGGCTTTCAATGTGCTGGTAATGCTCTTTGTGATGGTGATTGGGCTGGTTGCGCTCACGGTGGTGGTGCTTTTCGCGATCGACCGCTCGCAGCGCGAGGATGCGATCCGGCGCAACTATCCTGTGATCGGGCGGTTTCGTCACTTGTTCACCGATCTGGGCGAGTTTTTCCGCCAGTATTTCTTTGCCATGGACCGCGAGGAAATGCCATTCAACCGGGCCCAACGCGATTGGGTGGAGCGTGCCTCGGAAGGCGAGAGCAACACTGTCGCTTTCGGCTCGACCCGCAACCTCGGCCTGCCGGGCACACCGATTTTCATGAACGCAGCCTTTCCGCCCCTGGCCGAGCAATATGCCGAGACGAAACCCATGATGATCGGGCCGCATGCGGCGCTGCCCTATATGGCCAAGTCGATCTTCAACATATCAGGCATGAGCTATGGCGCGCTTAGCCGTCCGGCGGTGCGCGCGCTCAGTCGGGGCGCGGCGCGTGCGGGCATCTGGATGAACACCGGAGAAGGCGGCCTAAGCCCGTTCCACCTCGAAGGGGGCTGTGATGTGGTGTTCCAGATCGGCACGGCGAAATACGGCGTGCGTGACGCCAACGGCGCGCTGGATGACGACAAGCTGCGCCAGATCGCGGAAAACCCGCATGTGAAGATGTTCGAGTTGAAGCTGGCGCAGGGGGCCAAGCCTGGCAAAGGCGGCATTCTGCCCGCCGAGAAGGTCAGCTCCGAGATCGCAGAAATCCGCGGGATCGAAGCGGGTAAGGCGTCGATTTCGCCCAACCGCCACGGCGAGATCGACGATTGGGGCGATCTTCTCGATATGATCGCCCATATTCGCGAGATCACGGGCCGGCCGGTGGGGTTCAAGACGGTGCTGGGATCACGCGACCCCTGGCTGGGCTTCTTTCAGGAGATCAATGCGCGCGGCCCTGAAAGCGCGCCGGATTTCATCACCATTGACGGCGGCGAGGGCGGCACCGGTGCTTCCCCGATGACGCTTATGGATCTGGTGGGCATGCCGATCCGTGATGCGCTGCCGCGGATCGTCGATCTGCGCGACCGGCACGGGCTTCAGGATCGTATCCGGATCATCGCATCGGCCAAGCTGATCAACCCCGGTGACGTGGCCTGGGCAATCTGTGCGGGCGCCGATTTCGTGACGTCGGCGCGCGGCTTCATGTTTTCGCTTGGCTGTATCCAGGCGTTGAAATGCAATCGCAACACCTGCCCGACGGGCATCACCACGCATGACCCGAGGTTGCAGCGCGGCCTTGTGGTGGAAGAGAAGGATGAACGCGTCGCACGCTATGCCAGGTCGATCATCACCGAGGTTGAAACCATCGCCCATTCCGTTGGGGTGACCGAGCCGAGAGAGATGCGCCGCCGACATGTACGGATCGTGCAGAGCGACGGAAGTTCAGTGCCGATGAACCGGCTGTTTCCAAGCCAGGACGGCAAGGCAGGCGTGAGCATCTGA
- the rpsP gene encoding 30S ribosomal protein S16, which translates to MAMKIRLARGGSKKRPFYRIVAADSRMPRDGRFIEKLGTYNPLLPKDSEERVKMDIDRVKYWLGEGAQVTDRVSRFLEAAGVIEKKERANLKKGKPGSKAVARVEEKAAKAAAASEAPAEEPEAEASAE; encoded by the coding sequence ATGGCTATGAAAATCCGGCTCGCCCGCGGCGGTTCCAAGAAACGTCCCTTCTATCGCATCGTTGCGGCCGACAGCCGCATGCCCCGCGATGGCCGCTTCATCGAAAAACTGGGCACCTACAACCCGCTGCTGCCCAAAGACAGCGAAGAGCGCGTGAAAATGGATATCGACCGCGTGAAATACTGGCTCGGCGAAGGCGCCCAGGTCACAGACCGCGTCAGCCGCTTCCTTGAAGCCGCCGGCGTGATCGAGAAGAAAGAGCGCGCCAACCTGAAAAAAGGTAAGCCCGGCAGCAAAGCCGTGGCCCGCGTGGAAGAGAAAGCCGCCAAGGCCGCCGCTGCCTCCGAAGCTCCGGCTGAAGAGCCCGAAGCCGAAGCAAGCGCCGAGTAA
- a CDS encoding chorismate mutase: protein MTDPVTRAANLLKEHRASIDRLDAILVYTLGERFKHTQAVGKLKAEHDLPPSDPAREADQIARLEQLAVDADLDPEFARKFLNFIIAEVIQHHQQHQS, encoded by the coding sequence TTGACTGATCCCGTGACAAGAGCCGCCAACCTGCTGAAGGAACACCGCGCCTCGATTGACCGCCTTGACGCGATTCTCGTCTATACTCTGGGCGAGCGGTTCAAACACACCCAGGCCGTGGGCAAGCTCAAGGCCGAACATGATCTTCCCCCCTCCGATCCGGCCCGCGAAGCGGATCAGATCGCGCGGCTGGAGCAACTGGCGGTTGACGCCGATCTCGACCCGGAATTTGCCCGCAAGTTCCTCAACTTCATCATCGCTGAAGTCATTCAGCACCACCAGCAACACCAATCTTAA
- the rimM gene encoding ribosome maturation factor RimM (Essential for efficient processing of 16S rRNA) — protein MEDRICVGAIAGAFGVKGEIRLKSFTVTPSDIAQYSPLSDEAGARSFAIILDRPVKGGFAARIDGISTKEQADALKGTRLFARRELLPSLPDDEFYHADLIGLSVLDTGGKDLGKVKSVLNHGAGDLLEVQSPGQQDTALLPFTRAAVPTVDLAAGRIIADPPDGIF, from the coding sequence ATGGAAGATCGCATTTGCGTCGGCGCCATCGCAGGCGCATTCGGAGTTAAAGGCGAGATACGTCTCAAAAGCTTTACCGTGACCCCCTCAGATATTGCCCAATACAGCCCGCTGTCAGACGAAGCGGGCGCGCGCAGCTTTGCAATCATCCTTGACCGCCCGGTCAAGGGCGGTTTTGCCGCGCGGATAGACGGCATTTCCACCAAAGAGCAGGCCGATGCGCTGAAAGGCACACGGCTCTTTGCACGGCGCGAATTGCTGCCTTCTCTGCCCGATGACGAATTCTACCATGCCGATCTGATCGGTCTGAGCGTTCTTGACACCGGCGGCAAAGATCTGGGCAAGGTCAAATCCGTGCTCAATCACGGTGCCGGTGACCTTCTGGAAGTCCAGAGCCCGGGACAACAGGACACCGCTCTCTTGCCCTTCACCCGCGCGGCGGTGCCTACGGTCGATCTCGCTGCGGGCCGGATCATCGCGGATCCCCCGGATGGCATTTTCTGA